One Fusarium oxysporum f. sp. lycopersici 4287 chromosome 8, whole genome shotgun sequence genomic region harbors:
- a CDS encoding DNA excision repair protein ERCC-4, which translates to MSASNAPQPVKLSLPLEYQQTLFQELRAEDELVIIARGLGLMRLVNNLLHSYDAGGNNLIVIVAADERENGWIGEALAEHAAISMSPKARGLTVVNTDFQSVGAREKMYSGGGIFSITSRILVVDLLTGLLNPESITGLIVLHADRVVATSLEAFILRVYRQKNKIGFLKAFSDNPDPFTTGFSPLATMMRNLFLRKASLWPRFHVTVAQSLEGKKKAEVIELEVPMTDSMREIQNAIMECVEVSIHELKKGNSGLEMDDWNLDSALLKNFDIMVRRQLDPNWHRVSWKTKQIVNDLTVLRAMLNSILSYDAVSFLQHLDTIHAAHSPPPGSTRQTQSPWLFLDAAQTIFDTARRRVYSASAKDAAREDNIDSLRPVLEELPKWALLAEVLEEIDRDLYFEPPVRDDSNGTILIMCSNTDTCRQLRDFLQTMHVKPKTEKRSSEDDEDEDRPSSAFMMRRRLRNYLKWKRQFAQVSATLFSENQKALNGATDTRPGFAGSRGGKAPANKRRRVRGGGNVGVSMGRAENGSIMQYIEKPGEVADLMAEVQITEEEAQQKEDVVADPLDNMEEYFKLYDMQDLVVIHAYDGDQDEHVLEETKPRYIIMYEPDAAFIRRVEVYRSSHNDRNVRVYFMYYGGSVEEQKYLSSVRREKDAFTKLIKERASMSLVMTVDPAEDPEEAFLRTVNTRIAGGGRLAATAEPPRVVVDVREFRSSLPSLLHGRSMIIVPCMLTVGDYILSPNICVERKSISDLISSFKDGRLYSQAETMFQYYKSVMLLIEFDQNKSFTLEPFADLSGSLNSVAPTNMSSDLQSKLVLLTLAFPKLRIIWSSSPYQTAEIFESLKTQEVEPDPIAAVRAGLDKDTRAEEQAFNQEPQDMLAIVPGVTPQNIKNLVLKTENIREVANMTVQELTPLVGTTAGRQIHGFFNRNIMEEDD; encoded by the exons ATGTCTGCAAGTAATGCTCCCCAACCAGTGAAGCTTTCACTCCCACTC GAATACCAACAGACTCTGTTCCAGGAGCTTCGTGCCGAAGATGAGCTTGTCATTATCGCACGCGGCCTGGGGTTGATGCGTCTTGTCAACAATCTCCTCCATTCGTATGACGCCGGCGGAAACAATTTAATTGTTATAGTCGCCGCTGATGAACGAGAAAATGGCTGGATTGGAGAAGCATTGGCTGAACATGCAGCCATCAGCATGTCCCCGAAAGCGCGTGGCCTGACAGTCGTGAACACAGACTTTCAAAGCGTCGGCGCCAGGGAAAAGATGTACTCTGGAGGCGGAATCTTCAGCATCACATCGCGTATTCTAGTGGTGGACCTTCTCACAGGTTTGCTGAATCCTGAATCAATTACAGGTCTTATTGTTCTTCATGCCGATCGCGTTGTCGCAACATCCCTCGAGGCCTTCATTTTGAGAGTTTACCGTcaaaagaacaagattgGGTTTCTTAAAGCCTTTTCGGATAACCCCGATCCCTTCACCACTGGCTTCTCGCCCTTGGCTACTATGATGAGAAACCTCTTTCTGCGTAAAGCCTCGCTCTGGCCTCGATTTCACGTCACAGTCGCGCAATCTCtggaagggaagaagaaggccgaaGTTATCGAACTCGAAGTCCCTATGACAGACTCGATGCGTGAGATTCAAAACGCCATAATGGAATGTGTTGAAGTCAGTATTCACGAGCTCAAGAAAGGTAACAGTGGCCTGGAAATGGACGATTGGAACCTCGACAGCgctcttctcaagaacttTGACATCATGGTTCGAAGACAGTTAGATCCCAACTGGCACCGTGTGAGCTGGAAGACGAAACAGATTGTGAATGACTTGACTGTTCTCAGAGCCATGCTCAACTCTATTCTGTCATATGATGCTGTTTCGTTCCTTCAGCATTTGGATACCATTCATGCCGCTCACTCCCCGCCTCCAGGATCGACCCGACAAACCCAATCACCGTGGCTTTTCCTTGATGCTGCTCAGACCATTTTCGACACGGCAAGACGAAGAGTATATTCCGCTAGTGCCAAGGATGCGGCTCGGGAAGATAACATCGACTCTCTAAGGCCTGTTCTCGAAGAGCTACCCAAGTGGGCGCTTTTAGCTGAGGTCCTGGAGGAAATTGATCGCGATCTGTACTTTGAGCCCCCAGTTCGAGACGACTCCAACGGCACCATCCTGATCATGTGCTCAAATACCGATACTTGCAGGCAGTTGCGAGACTTCTTACAAACCATGCACGTCAAGCCCAAGACGGAGAAACGATCAAgtgaggacgatgaagatgaagacagGCCCTCTTCAGCTTTCATGATGCGAAGGCGATTGAGGAACTACTTGAAATGGAAGAGACAATTTGCTCAGGTCAGCGCCACTCTCTTTTCAGAGAACCAGAAGGCCCTGAATGGAGCCACGGACACTCGTCCAGGTTTTGCAGGGTCAAGAGGCGGAAAGGCTCCTGCAAACAAGCGGCGACGAGTGCGCGGCGGGGGAAATGTTGGCGTAAGCATGGGTCGTGCTGAGAATGGCAGTATCATGCAGTACATTGAGAAACCGGGAGAAGTTGCCGATCTCATGGCTGAGGTACAGATcacagaagaggaagcaCAGCAGAAAGAAGACGTTGTAGCAGATCCCCTCGACAACATGGAGGAATACTTCAAACTATATGATATGCAAGACCTAGTCGTCATCCACGCATATGATGGGGATCAGGACGAGCATGTCCTCGAGGAAACCAAACCGCGATACATAATTATGTATGAGCCGGACGCTGCCTTTATTCGTCGAGTTGAAGTGTACCGATCATCGCATAACGACAGGAACGTGAGGGTATACTTTATGTACTATGGTGGCTCAGTGGAGGAGCAGAAATACCTTTCATCTGTTCGGCGAGAGAAAGATGCATTTACGAAACTCATCAAGGAGAGAGCAAGCATGTCCCTTGTCATGACCGTGGACCCGGCTGAGGATCCTGAAGAGGCTTTTCTCCGTACCGTCAACACACGTATTGCTGGTGGTGGAAGGCTGGCAGCAACAGCTGAGCCGCCACGTGTTGTGGTAGACGTACGAGAATTCCGATCCTCTCTACCGTCTCTTCTCCACGGCCGCTCTATGATCATTGTACCATGCATGCTCACAGTTGGTGATTACATCCTATCACCAAATATCTGTGTAGAACGCAAATCTATCAGTGATTTGATCTCGTCATTCAAGGATGGTCGGCTCTACAGTCAAGCCGAGACTATGTTTCAGTACTACAAAAGCGTGATGCTGCTCATCGAGTTTGACCAGAACAAGTCCTTCACTCTGGAGCCATTTGCCGATTTATCTGGAAGCTTGAACAGTGTTGCACCCACCAACATGTCATCCGACCTCCAATCCAAGTTAGTATTACTGACCCTGGCATTTCCCAAGTTACGAATCATCTGGTCTTCGTCTCCGTACCAGACGGCCGAGATCTTTGAGTCCCTCAAGACTCAGGAGGTAGAGCCAGATCCGATAGCCGCTGTCAGGGCTGGCTTGGATAAGGATACAAGGGCCGAGGAGCAGGCCTTTAATCAGGAGCCCCAGGATATGCTTGCCATCGTGCCGGGCGTGACTCCACAAAACATCAAGAATCTGGTGCTCAAGACTGAGAATATTCGTGAAGTTGCCAACATGACGGTCCAAGAATTGACACCTTTGGTCGGCACAACGGCTGGACGACAGATCCATGGATTCTTTAACCGCAACAtcatggaagaagacgattAA
- a CDS encoding translation initiation factor 1A codes for MPKNKGKGGKNRRRGTKENDDQRRELTFKEDGQEYAQVVKMLGNGRLEALCFDGSKRLANIRGKMRKKVWINQGDIILLSLRDFQDNKGDVILKYTADEARTLKSYGELPENAKINETDSFGQGEDGEAYFEFGDADSDDESDDGAAGNKKEVDIDDI; via the exons ATGCCTAAGAACAAGGGAAAG GGTGGAAAGAACCGCAGACGTGGTACCAAGGAGAACGATGACCAGCGCCGAGAGCTCACCTTCAAGGAGGATGGCCAAGAGTATGCTCAGGTCGTGAAGATGCTTGGCAACGGTCGTCTCGAGGCTCTGTGCTTCGATGGAAGCAAGCGTCTCGCCAAC ATTCGCGGTAAAATGCGAAAGAAGGTCTGGATTAACCAGGGTGATATTATCCTCCTCTCTCTCCGTGACTTCCAGGACAACAAGGGCGACGTCATCCTCAAGTACACCGCCGACGAAGCCCGTACCCTCAAGTCTTACGGCGAGCTCCCTGAGaacgccaagatcaacgaaACCGACTCTTTTGGCCAGGGAGAGGATGGCGAGGCCTACTTCGAGTTCGGCGACGCTGATTCAGACGATGAGTCTGACGATGGCGCCGCTGGcaacaagaaggaggtcGACATTGACGACATTTAA
- a CDS encoding mitochondrial inner membrane magnesium transporter mrs2, translated as MQSALCLPVPSRNLLRFLRCQSKRAFSNANHGRTSMTTPVLCRRARTLDTLTTRKQFTTFGTACQRTVTVLKPTLFHRDPTARKLQDRHQPWTSQRCFSTSRGARNLFKGQDPNPENPPTWERFLKFAGRKDDKVLKPDDLPNHDEYSDGSSIFNNRRTLAAKAASEPRLRCTEVDEHGNVILVDGEFKKTELIAKFGLLPRDLRKIDSSNLPHILIRPSAILLNLLHLKVLIKHDRVLLFDIYGSKTSYPQSAFMYDLQGKLQQKNTQASGALPYEFRALEAVLTSVTSELEADFEAVREPVMHILSELEDDIDRSKLRMLLILSKRVSTFEQKAKLVRDAIEDLLEADDDLSAMYLTEKTHDLYRGEDDHTEVEMLLESYHKLTDEIVQEAGNLVSGIRNTEEIVRAILDANRNALMLLDLKFSVGTLGLAMGTFLAGLYGMNLENFIEETNWGFAGVTGVSVVFSLIVCWYGLTKLRRVQRIKMMDDERPRIPRGQAYFPDDRSALGLLDNRNREMLRRINMQKAVSQKKKWFS; from the exons ATGCAGTCAGCCCTGTGTCTTCCGGTTCCATCACGAAACCTCCTGCGATTCCTTCGGTGTCAGTCCAAGAGGGCTTTCTCGAACGCAAATCATGGCCGAACCTCGATGACCACACCAGTTCTATGTCGTCGCGCACGAACATTGGATACACTTACGACGCGGAAACAATTCACAACTTTTGGAACAGCATGCCAGAGAACAGTGACCGTACTCAAACCAACCCTCTTCCATAGAGATCCCACCGCACGGAAACTTCAAGATCGTCATCAGCCCTGGACATCCCAACGCTGCTTCAGCACCAGTCGAGGTGCGCGCAATTTGTTCAAGGGCCAAGACCCGAACCCAGAGAACCCACCAACGTGGGAACGATTCCTCAAATTCGCAGGAAGGAAGGATGACAAAGTTTTAAAGCCAGACGATCTCCCAAACCATGACGAATATTCTGACGGCTCGTCAATCTTTAACAACCGGCGAACACTCGCGGCCAAAGCTGCATCTGAGCCTCGACTGCGATGCACGGAAGTCGACGAGCATGGGAACGTAattcttgttgatggagaATTTAAAAAGACTGAGCTTATTGCAAAG TTTGGCTTGTTGCCTCGAGATTTGCGAAAGATCGACTCATCAAACTTGCCTCATATCCTTATTCGCCCTTCGGCCATTTTGCTAAACCTACTCCATCTCAAGGTTCTGATCAAACATGACCGAGTGCTTCTATTCGATATTTACGGCTCAAAGACATCATACCCCCAATCGGCCTTCATGTACGACTTGCAGGGCAAACTACAACAGAAGAATACACAGGCATCAGGTGCTCTGCCATATGAGTTTCGGGCATTGGAAGCGGTGTTGACCTCAGTGACGTCTGAACTTGAAGCCGATTTCGAGGCGGTGCGGGAGCCGGTCATGCATATTCTTAGCGAGCTGGAGGATGATATTGATCGAAGCAAGCTCAGAATGCTCCTCATTCTATCCAAGCGAGTAAGCACCTTTGAGCAAAAAGCAAAGTTGGTCCGGGATGCCATCGAAGACCTCCTCGAAGCCGACGATGATCTCTCCGCCATGTACTTGACGGAGAAAACACATGATCTTTACAGGGGAGAAGACGACCACACGGAGGTTGAGATGCTTTTGGAGTCTTACCACAAGCTGACTGACGAAATCGTGCAAGAAGCCGGCAACCTTGTCTCTGGCATCCGAAACACGGAGGAAAT CGTTCGTGCAATTCTGGACGCCAATCGAAACGCTCTCATGCTGCTTGATCTCAAATTCAGCGTTGGAACGCTAGGCCTAGCTATGGGAACGTTCCTTGCTGGTCTCTACGGCATGAACTtggagaacttcatcgaGGAGACAAACTGGGGTTTCGCTGGCGTCACTGGCGTCTCAGTCGTCTTCTCGCTTATCGTATGCTGGTATGGCCTAACGAAGCTGCGCCGCGTGCAGCGcatcaagatgatggatgacGAGCGACCGCGGATCCCCCGCGGGCAGGCCTATTTCCCCGATGATCGCTCGGCGCTGGGACTCCTCGACAATAGGAACCGCGAAATGCTGCGGCGAATCAACATGCAGAAGGCCGTATCgcaaaagaagaagtggtTTTCATGA
- a CDS encoding wiskott-Aldrich syndrome protein, with product MPSILNDDDKDTVKRFIPKQSNKIQAVAVARLYVAYPNRSKWTYTGLQGAVALVNDLVGNTYWIKMVDISPSNRGVIWDQEIFDTWNYNQDRTFFHTFELEECLAGLSFVDEKEAKQFKKKMDEREKNASRATKSTPFGGGAQPAHKHGLLGGLFGHRHSTHISSQHTAPTPPESPRMPHNSIQHHVVNSTPNLNGSRPSEFALLDAFDPLWREHFGADLQDKGLTDDFIKENQEFIVDFLREEQQKANQPHSTPPPPLPPAAKAPSPTPTANGNEGRGSRAPPPPPPPGGRPQSDGPPAPPAPRKGGPPPPPAPRRSGKAESPAKDAAPERAPSPPRPKFGVPPPLADAGKFARQDPPRAVPATPTPGPPPPPRPAKTPIETQKNESHRFGVPPPFPGSRVPPPTPSRGPVPPPPPPRPADNHPVPAALPPPLPPKVPASSAPPLPPPSSRPVPPPPAANNHPPAPPPLPVTSAPPPPPLPPTSTNGAPPPPPPPPPPPGGSGAPPPPPPPMPPGTGAPPPPPLPPVAAGGDTGRSAMLEGIQRAGGINSLKKVDRSQIRDRSGAQVGSGGDSGGANAASAAAGAPGGGGGMADALAAALQKRKEKVSKSDDESDNDDW from the exons ATGCCATCTATTCTTAACGACGATGATAAGGATACCGTGAAGCGGTTCATCCCCAAGCAGTCCAACAAGATTCAGGCCGTTGCTGTTGCCAGGCTCTACGTAGCATATCCCAATCGCTCAAAATGGACATACACCGGACTACAGGGAGCCGTTGCGCTCGTCAACGATCTAGTTGGAAATACATACTGGATCAAGATGGTGGATATTTCG CCTTCCAATCGAGGAGTTATCTGGGACCAGGAGATTTTCGACACGTGGAACTATAACCAAGACCGAACCTTCTTTCATACCTTCGAACTCGAAGAATGCCTGGCTGGTCTGAGCTTCGTCGACGAAAAGGAGGCCAAACAGTTCAAGAAGAAAATGGATGAGCGAGAGAAGAATGCAAGCCGAGCTACAAAGTCGACACCCTTCGGTGGAGGTGCCCAGCCAGCCCATAAGCATGGCCTGTTGGGAGGGCTGTTCGGACATCGCCATTCGACTCATATCAGCTCTCAGCACACAGCTCCAACCCCTCCGGAGTCTCCCCGAATGCCGCATAACTCCATCCAGCATCATGTTGTCAACTCAACGCCCAACCTCAATGGCTCAAGACCATCTGAATTCGCACTTTTAGATGCGTTCGATCCTCTGTGGCGCGAGCACTTTGGTGCAGATCTTCAAGACAAGGGTTTAACGGACGACTTCATTAAAGAAAACCAAGAGTTTATTGTCGACTTCTTGAGAGAAGAACAACAGAAGGCCAATCAGCCTCATTCGACACCGCCACCACCTCTCCCTCCAGCAGCGAAAGCACCCTCGCCAACGCCAACCGCGAACGGCAATGAAGGAAGAGGCTCTCGAgctccgccgccgccgccgccgcctgGTGGTCGACCCCAGTCAGACGGTCCTCCAGCCCCCCCGGCTCCGAGAAAAGGCGGCCCCCCGCCTCCTCCAGCCCCGAGACGGTCTGGCAAAGCCGAATCTCCGGCGAAGGATGCTGCGCCTGAACGAGCGCCGTCACCTCCTCGACCCAAGTTTGGTGTCCCTCCTCCGTTGGCCGACGCTGGCAAATTTGCACGTCAAGATCCTCCAAGGGCTGTTCCAGCAACACCCACTCCTGGACCTCCCCCTCCTCCGCGACCGGCAAAGACTCCTATAGAAACACAGAAGAATGAGAGCCACAGATTCGGAGTTCCTCCTCCCTTTCCTGGTTCAAGAGTACCCCCACCAACACCTAGCCGTGGGCCTGttcctcctccaccaccacctcgaCCGGCCGATAACCACCCTGTGCCTGcagctcttcctcctcctctgcctcccAAAGTaccagcttcttcagctccaCCACTGCCGCCTCCAAGCTCCCGGcctgttcctcctcctccagcagcCAACAATCACCCTCCTGCTCCACCTCCCTTACCGGTGACAAGtgctcctccacctcctccgctaccaccaacatcaacaaatggtgcacctcctccacctcctccgcCCCCTCCACCCCCAGGAGGCTCTGGTGcacctccgcctcctccgcctcccATGCCGCCTGGAACTGGTGCACCTCCGCCgcctcctctccctcctgTTGCTGCAGGGGGTGATACTGGCCGATCAGCCATGTTGGAAGGCATCCAACGTGCCGGCGGAATCAACTCCCTCAAGAAGGTTGATCGCTCACAGATTCGCGACCGCAGTGGTGCTCAAGTCGGCAGTGGCGGCGATTCTGGCGGTGCTAATGCCGCATCTGCCGCAGCTGGTGCGCCtggtggtggcggtggcATGGCCGATGCCCTGGCTGCTGCTCTccagaagagaaaagaaaaggtCTCCAAGAGTG ATGACGAGAGTGACAATGATGACTGGTGA
- a CDS encoding wiskott-Aldrich syndrome protein, protein MPSILNDDDKDTVKRFIPKQSNKIQAVAVARLYVAYPNRSKWTYTGLQGAVALVNDLVGNTYWIKMVDISPSNRGVIWDQEIFDTWNYNQDRTFFHTFELEECLAGLSFVDEKEAKQFKKKMDEREKNASRATKSTPFGGGAQPAHKHGLLGGLFGHRHSTHISSQHTAPTPPESPRMPHNSIQHHVVNSTPNLNGSRPSEFALLDAFDPLWREHFGADLQDKGLTDDFIKENQEFIVDFLREEQQKANQPHSTPPPPLPPAAKAPSPTPTANGNEGRGSRAPPPPPPPGGRPQSDGPPAPPAPRKGGPPPPPAPRRSGKAESPAKDAAPERAPSPPRPKFGVPPPLADAGKFARQDPPRAVPATPTPGPPPPPRPAKTPIETQKNESHRFGVPPPFPGSRVPPPTPSRGPVPPPPPPRPADNHPVPAALPPPLPPKVPASSAPPLPPPSSRPVPPPPAANNHPPAPPPLPVTSAPPPPPLPPTSTNGAPPPPPPPPPPPGGSGAPPPPPPPMPPGTGAPPPPPLPPVAAGGDTGRSAMLEGIQRAGGINSLKKVDRSQIRDRSGAQVGSGGDSGGANAASAAAGAPGGGGGMADALAAALQKRKEKVSKSGKFNMLLLVKSDVLTLDKMTRVTMMTGELNHINTKSRRRKEERGRHS, encoded by the exons ATGCCATCTATTCTTAACGACGATGATAAGGATACCGTGAAGCGGTTCATCCCCAAGCAGTCCAACAAGATTCAGGCCGTTGCTGTTGCCAGGCTCTACGTAGCATATCCCAATCGCTCAAAATGGACATACACCGGACTACAGGGAGCCGTTGCGCTCGTCAACGATCTAGTTGGAAATACATACTGGATCAAGATGGTGGATATTTCG CCTTCCAATCGAGGAGTTATCTGGGACCAGGAGATTTTCGACACGTGGAACTATAACCAAGACCGAACCTTCTTTCATACCTTCGAACTCGAAGAATGCCTGGCTGGTCTGAGCTTCGTCGACGAAAAGGAGGCCAAACAGTTCAAGAAGAAAATGGATGAGCGAGAGAAGAATGCAAGCCGAGCTACAAAGTCGACACCCTTCGGTGGAGGTGCCCAGCCAGCCCATAAGCATGGCCTGTTGGGAGGGCTGTTCGGACATCGCCATTCGACTCATATCAGCTCTCAGCACACAGCTCCAACCCCTCCGGAGTCTCCCCGAATGCCGCATAACTCCATCCAGCATCATGTTGTCAACTCAACGCCCAACCTCAATGGCTCAAGACCATCTGAATTCGCACTTTTAGATGCGTTCGATCCTCTGTGGCGCGAGCACTTTGGTGCAGATCTTCAAGACAAGGGTTTAACGGACGACTTCATTAAAGAAAACCAAGAGTTTATTGTCGACTTCTTGAGAGAAGAACAACAGAAGGCCAATCAGCCTCATTCGACACCGCCACCACCTCTCCCTCCAGCAGCGAAAGCACCCTCGCCAACGCCAACCGCGAACGGCAATGAAGGAAGAGGCTCTCGAgctccgccgccgccgccgccgcctgGTGGTCGACCCCAGTCAGACGGTCCTCCAGCCCCCCCGGCTCCGAGAAAAGGCGGCCCCCCGCCTCCTCCAGCCCCGAGACGGTCTGGCAAAGCCGAATCTCCGGCGAAGGATGCTGCGCCTGAACGAGCGCCGTCACCTCCTCGACCCAAGTTTGGTGTCCCTCCTCCGTTGGCCGACGCTGGCAAATTTGCACGTCAAGATCCTCCAAGGGCTGTTCCAGCAACACCCACTCCTGGACCTCCCCCTCCTCCGCGACCGGCAAAGACTCCTATAGAAACACAGAAGAATGAGAGCCACAGATTCGGAGTTCCTCCTCCCTTTCCTGGTTCAAGAGTACCCCCACCAACACCTAGCCGTGGGCCTGttcctcctccaccaccacctcgaCCGGCCGATAACCACCCTGTGCCTGcagctcttcctcctcctctgcctcccAAAGTaccagcttcttcagctccaCCACTGCCGCCTCCAAGCTCCCGGcctgttcctcctcctccagcagcCAACAATCACCCTCCTGCTCCACCTCCCTTACCGGTGACAAGtgctcctccacctcctccgctaccaccaacatcaacaaatggtgcacctcctccacctcctccgcCCCCTCCACCCCCAGGAGGCTCTGGTGcacctccgcctcctccgcctcccATGCCGCCTGGAACTGGTGCACCTCCGCCgcctcctctccctcctgTTGCTGCAGGGGGTGATACTGGCCGATCAGCCATGTTGGAAGGCATCCAACGTGCCGGCGGAATCAACTCCCTCAAGAAGGTTGATCGCTCACAGATTCGCGACCGCAGTGGTGCTCAAGTCGGCAGTGGCGGCGATTCTGGCGGTGCTAATGCCGCATCTGCCGCAGCTGGTGCGCCtggtggtggcggtggcATGGCCGATGCCCTGGCTGCTGCTCTccagaagagaaaagaaaaggtCTCCAAGAGTGGTAAGTTCAATATGCTTTTGTTGGTCAAGAGTGATGTGCTAACACTAGATAAGATGACGAGAGTGACAATGATGACTGGTGAACTGAACCACATTAACACAAAATCCAGGAGAAGGAAGGAAGAGCGTGGTAGACATAGTTGA
- a CDS encoding wiskott-Aldrich syndrome protein — translation MDEREKNASRATKSTPFGGGAQPAHKHGLLGGLFGHRHSTHISSQHTAPTPPESPRMPHNSIQHHVVNSTPNLNGSRPSEFALLDAFDPLWREHFGADLQDKGLTDDFIKENQEFIVDFLREEQQKANQPHSTPPPPLPPAAKAPSPTPTANGNEGRGSRAPPPPPPPGGRPQSDGPPAPPAPRKGGPPPPPAPRRSGKAESPAKDAAPERAPSPPRPKFGVPPPLADAGKFARQDPPRAVPATPTPGPPPPPRPAKTPIETQKNESHRFGVPPPFPGSRVPPPTPSRGPVPPPPPPRPADNHPVPAALPPPLPPKVPASSAPPLPPPSSRPVPPPPAANNHPPAPPPLPVTSAPPPPPLPPTSTNGAPPPPPPPPPPPGGSGAPPPPPPPMPPGTGAPPPPPLPPVAAGGDTGRSAMLEGIQRAGGINSLKKVDRSQIRDRSGAQVGSGGDSGGANAASAAAGAPGGGGGMADALAAALQKRKEKVSKSDDESDNDDW, via the exons ATGGATGAGCGAGAGAAGAATGCAAGCCGAGCTACAAAGTCGACACCCTTCGGTGGAGGTGCCCAGCCAGCCCATAAGCATGGCCTGTTGGGAGGGCTGTTCGGACATCGCCATTCGACTCATATCAGCTCTCAGCACACAGCTCCAACCCCTCCGGAGTCTCCCCGAATGCCGCATAACTCCATCCAGCATCATGTTGTCAACTCAACGCCCAACCTCAATGGCTCAAGACCATCTGAATTCGCACTTTTAGATGCGTTCGATCCTCTGTGGCGCGAGCACTTTGGTGCAGATCTTCAAGACAAGGGTTTAACGGACGACTTCATTAAAGAAAACCAAGAGTTTATTGTCGACTTCTTGAGAGAAGAACAACAGAAGGCCAATCAGCCTCATTCGACACCGCCACCACCTCTCCCTCCAGCAGCGAAAGCACCCTCGCCAACGCCAACCGCGAACGGCAATGAAGGAAGAGGCTCTCGAgctccgccgccgccgccgccgcctgGTGGTCGACCCCAGTCAGACGGTCCTCCAGCCCCCCCGGCTCCGAGAAAAGGCGGCCCCCCGCCTCCTCCAGCCCCGAGACGGTCTGGCAAAGCCGAATCTCCGGCGAAGGATGCTGCGCCTGAACGAGCGCCGTCACCTCCTCGACCCAAGTTTGGTGTCCCTCCTCCGTTGGCCGACGCTGGCAAATTTGCACGTCAAGATCCTCCAAGGGCTGTTCCAGCAACACCCACTCCTGGACCTCCCCCTCCTCCGCGACCGGCAAAGACTCCTATAGAAACACAGAAGAATGAGAGCCACAGATTCGGAGTTCCTCCTCCCTTTCCTGGTTCAAGAGTACCCCCACCAACACCTAGCCGTGGGCCTGttcctcctccaccaccacctcgaCCGGCCGATAACCACCCTGTGCCTGcagctcttcctcctcctctgcctcccAAAGTaccagcttcttcagctccaCCACTGCCGCCTCCAAGCTCCCGGcctgttcctcctcctccagcagcCAACAATCACCCTCCTGCTCCACCTCCCTTACCGGTGACAAGtgctcctccacctcctccgctaccaccaacatcaacaaatggtgcacctcctccacctcctccgcCCCCTCCACCCCCAGGAGGCTCTGGTGcacctccgcctcctccgcctcccATGCCGCCTGGAACTGGTGCACCTCCGCCgcctcctctccctcctgTTGCTGCAGGGGGTGATACTGGCCGATCAGCCATGTTGGAAGGCATCCAACGTGCCGGCGGAATCAACTCCCTCAAGAAGGTTGATCGCTCACAGATTCGCGACCGCAGTGGTGCTCAAGTCGGCAGTGGCGGCGATTCTGGCGGTGCTAATGCCGCATCTGCCGCAGCTGGTGCGCCtggtggtggcggtggcATGGCCGATGCCCTGGCTGCTGCTCTccagaagagaaaagaaaaggtCTCCAAGAGTG ATGACGAGAGTGACAATGATGACTGGTGA